A portion of the Carcharodon carcharias isolate sCarCar2 chromosome 18, sCarCar2.pri, whole genome shotgun sequence genome contains these proteins:
- the LOC121290697 gene encoding capZ-interacting protein-like isoform X2 encodes MEEKPMSVAALASKFKQESSNTLEKNEKQLKGPIRKKPPCSLPLCGMKNNTETGHNADEKPPVNDSTHRPKLKVKTSSPLIEKLQANLLLSPTALLPGVGPKSPLKSSFSPFASPASTPDSPGARSQSSESDGGPATFDQPAEGEPLHSFHKSRARVSLKRRPPSRRFRRSVAEESSNSGSPEKKTPAKNVEPEQNGAPDEECDDIFVDHGVQTDDANSKNSPSPKEDSCISPKVSSPEEPSQEELNDLSSSQSQESEICSDQNLCEHIEDNNITTNKTDESSNKDSEASVSNDSNDHNTAGSETAVSDTSNQEPKTEEVKTVDTEQQNSNAEEKSPGDTED; translated from the exons AAACAACTCAAGGGGCCAATTCGTAAAAAGCCTCCTTGCTCTCTGCCTTTGTGTGGTATGAAGAATAATACTGAAACAGGCCATAATGCAGATGAG AAGCCACCAGTTAACGACTCAACCCATCGTCCAAAGTTGAAGGTGAAAACCTCCTCGCCTCTCATTGAAAAACTCCAG GCCAACTTGCTTCTATCCCCGACTGCTCTCTTGCCTGGGGTTGGTCCAAAGAGTCCATTAAAATCTTCCTTCTCGCCTTTTGCTAGTCCCGCTTCTACACCTGATAGCCCTGGAGCACGTTCCCAATCCAGCGAATCAGATGGAGGTCCAGCTACTTTTGACCAACCTGCAGAAGGAGAACCTTTGCACAGTTTCCACAAG AGTCGAGCACGTGTGTCACTGAAACGACGACCACCGAGCAGGCGATTTAGACGCTCAGTCGCTGAAGAATCAAGTAACTCTGGCAGTCCAGAAAAAAAGACACCTGCCAAGAACGTAGAACCAGAACAGAACGGAGCACCAGATGAAGAATGTGATGACATTTTTGTTGATCATGGAGTTCAAACTGACGATGCAAACTCAAAGAACTCCCCCTCACCCAAAGAAGATTCTTGCATCTCACCTAAAGTGTCTTCACCTGAAGAGCCTTCACAGGAAGAGCTCAATGACCTCTCGTCTTCTCAAAGCCAAGAATCTGAAATCTGTTCTGATCAAAATCTATGTGAACATATTGAAGACAATAATATCACTACAAACAAAACAGATGAGTCTTCAAACAAAGATAGTGAGGCCTCTGTCAGTAATGACAGTAATGATCACAACACAGCAGGAAGTGAGACTGCAGTTTCTGACACCTCCAATCAGGAACCCAAAACTGAAGAAGTAAAAACAGTCGATACTGAGCAGCAGAACTCCAATGCAGAG GAAAAGTCTCCTGGAGACACTGAAGACTAA